In Halococcus saccharolyticus DSM 5350, the following are encoded in one genomic region:
- the dhaM gene encoding dihydroxyacetone kinase phosphoryl donor subunit DhaM → MTGLVVVSHSTKAAEGIVEIAAEMGGERARIEPAGGDPEGGIGTTVEKIASAIERAADGDGVVVCCDLGSAVMNAEMAIETATIDEEIVIADGPILEGVLNAAVEATSPQATVESVVAAVEAAREH, encoded by the coding sequence ATGACCGGACTCGTGGTGGTTTCACACAGCACGAAGGCCGCAGAGGGCATCGTCGAGATCGCCGCCGAGATGGGTGGCGAGCGCGCGCGCATCGAACCCGCCGGCGGCGATCCCGAGGGGGGCATCGGAACCACCGTCGAGAAGATCGCGTCGGCCATCGAGCGCGCGGCCGACGGCGACGGGGTCGTGGTGTGCTGTGACCTCGGCAGCGCGGTGATGAACGCCGAGATGGCGATCGAGACCGCCACGATCGACGAGGAGATCGTCATCGCCGACGGCCCGATACTGGAGGGGGTGCTCAACGCCGCCGTCGAAGCGACGAGTCCGCAGGCCACGGTGGAGTCGGTCGTTGCGGCCGTCGAGGCGGCACGCGAACACTGA
- a CDS encoding DUF7557 family protein encodes MPDVHLDEDTVDRLDRLRVDEESYDEIVTELINIYETEERTLFRGGSP; translated from the coding sequence ATGCCAGACGTCCATCTCGACGAGGACACCGTCGACCGGCTCGATCGCCTCCGCGTCGACGAAGAGTCCTACGACGAGATCGTGACCGAACTCATCAATATCTACGAGACAGAAGAGCGCACGCTGTTTCGTGGCGGTAGTCCCTAG
- the psmB gene encoding archaeal proteasome endopeptidase complex subunit beta — MPQLPDGQNLSQPSLQTSEDVYGPELGTLPEPEMDKSEMTKTGTTTVGLTTSEGVVLATDRRASFGNMVSSKQAKKIAEIHPRGALTISGAVSPAQALISNLRAEVDLYEARRSEEMSMQALSTLTSNFLRSGAFFIVHPILGGVDDEGSHIYSIDPSGSVMEEDYNATGSGSPFAYGVLEQQYEEGLSNDEAETVAAHAVKSAVERDTASGNGIIVSTITDEGVTTEEYESIDQVL; from the coding sequence ATGCCTCAGCTTCCCGACGGCCAGAACCTCTCTCAGCCTAGTCTGCAGACGTCGGAGGACGTCTACGGGCCGGAGCTCGGCACGCTCCCCGAGCCCGAGATGGACAAATCGGAGATGACCAAGACGGGCACGACCACCGTTGGCCTCACGACCAGCGAGGGCGTCGTGCTCGCCACCGACCGCCGCGCGAGCTTCGGCAACATGGTGTCGAGCAAGCAGGCGAAGAAAATCGCCGAGATCCACCCTCGCGGGGCGCTCACCATCTCCGGCGCGGTGAGTCCGGCCCAAGCGCTCATCAGCAACCTCCGGGCGGAGGTCGACCTCTACGAGGCCCGCCGTAGCGAGGAGATGAGTATGCAGGCGCTCTCGACGCTGACCTCGAACTTCCTCCGCAGTGGTGCCTTCTTCATCGTGCACCCGATCCTCGGCGGTGTCGACGACGAGGGGAGTCATATCTACAGTATCGATCCCTCGGGCAGCGTCATGGAAGAGGATTACAACGCGACCGGCTCGGGCTCGCCGTTCGCCTACGGTGTCCTCGAACAGCAGTACGAGGAGGGCCTGAGCAACGACGAGGCCGAAACGGTCGCCGCACACGCTGTCAAGAGTGCGGTCGAGCGCGACACCGCCAGCGGTAACGGCATCATCGTCTCCACGATCACCGACGAGGGTGTCACGACCGAAGAGTACGAGAGTATCGACCAGGTACTCTAA
- a CDS encoding CBS domain-containing protein, with protein MELPTPDDLRERRHEVDLTQSALAERAGVSQPLIARIESGDVDPRLSTLRRIVTALDAAEGGIRRARDLMGESVVHVAPDDSVREAIERMGEAGYSQLPVVHDEYPVGIISNSDIRRAGTDDAAELPVADVMRESITTVAPDATLDAVDTHLDHHDAVIVVESGRMAGIITEADVAAHLS; from the coding sequence ATGGAGCTGCCGACGCCCGACGACCTCCGCGAACGCCGTCACGAGGTCGATCTCACCCAGAGTGCGCTCGCCGAGCGGGCAGGGGTCTCCCAGCCGCTGATCGCGCGGATCGAGAGCGGGGATGTCGATCCGCGGCTCTCGACGCTCCGGCGGATCGTGACCGCGCTCGACGCCGCCGAGGGCGGGATTCGCCGTGCGCGCGACCTGATGGGCGAGTCGGTCGTTCACGTCGCCCCCGACGACAGCGTTCGAGAGGCCATCGAACGGATGGGTGAGGCGGGCTACTCCCAGCTTCCGGTGGTCCACGACGAGTACCCAGTTGGGATCATTTCGAACAGTGACATCCGCCGCGCCGGAACCGACGACGCCGCCGAGCTCCCGGTGGCCGACGTGATGCGCGAGTCGATTACCACTGTGGCCCCCGACGCGACGCTCGACGCGGTCGATACCCATCTCGATCACCACGACGCCGTGATCGTGGTCGAGAGCGGGCGAATGGCTGGGATCATCACCGAGGCCGACGTGGCCGCCCACCTCTCCTGA
- a CDS encoding DUF5799 family protein yields MSDREWSDRIAGDRMAVDQEFASTVENSQFSRQQWGLIMTAVEFEVEQSTGGEDRLVANTDNLPHIMPELDNVGGGMGGMGAMGDEGSGGSDDGGVFGSIKSALGMGGGDGGTDQERIDDAERLTQRYADELQQRLEERGKWDDIRASAKS; encoded by the coding sequence ATGAGCGACCGCGAGTGGAGCGACAGGATCGCCGGCGATCGGATGGCTGTCGATCAGGAGTTCGCCTCGACAGTCGAGAACTCCCAGTTCTCCCGCCAGCAGTGGGGACTCATCATGACCGCCGTCGAGTTCGAAGTCGAACAGTCAACAGGGGGCGAAGATCGTCTCGTCGCGAACACCGATAATCTCCCGCACATCATGCCCGAACTCGACAACGTGGGTGGCGGGATGGGCGGAATGGGTGCGATGGGCGACGAGGGATCGGGCGGAAGCGACGACGGTGGGGTCTTCGGCTCGATCAAGAGCGCGCTCGGGATGGGTGGCGGCGACGGTGGCACCGACCAAGAGCGGATCGACGACGCCGAGCGACTGACCCAACGCTACGCCGACGAACTCCAGCAACGCCTCGAAGAGCGAGGAAAGTGGGACGACATCCGCGCGAGCGCGAAGAGCTAG
- the dhaK gene encoding dihydroxyacetone kinase subunit DhaK codes for MKKLINEPSAVVDEMLDGMVAAHPQQVRRLDGAEVLVRNAAPVEGKVGIVSGGGSGHEPTHAGYLGPGMLDGAAAGEMFTSPTADQLGEMIGACDGGEGVLCVVKNYEGDVMNFDTAAEMADMEGVEVVQVVVNDDVAVEDSLYTSGRRGVCGTIFVHKIAGAKAAQGAPLSAVATVAEKAIDRVGTMGMALTSCVTPEKGEPTFELGDDEIELGIGIHGEPGTERTDVMTADEVADHLTEAVLADLDLDAGAEVATIVNGMGGTPLSELYIVNRRVQEVLGEREIETHEAWVGDYMTSLDMCGCSVTVMELDEELKELLTSSVDTPALTVAE; via the coding sequence ATGAAGAAACTGATCAACGAACCGTCGGCCGTCGTCGACGAGATGCTCGACGGGATGGTCGCGGCCCACCCCCAGCAAGTACGACGACTCGACGGGGCCGAGGTGCTCGTTCGGAACGCCGCGCCGGTCGAGGGGAAAGTGGGGATCGTCAGCGGCGGCGGGAGCGGCCACGAGCCGACCCACGCGGGCTACCTCGGCCCGGGAATGCTCGACGGCGCGGCTGCGGGCGAGATGTTCACTTCGCCCACTGCCGACCAACTGGGAGAGATGATCGGGGCCTGTGACGGCGGCGAAGGCGTCCTCTGTGTCGTCAAAAACTACGAGGGCGACGTGATGAACTTCGACACCGCCGCGGAGATGGCCGACATGGAGGGCGTCGAGGTCGTACAGGTCGTGGTGAACGACGACGTCGCCGTCGAGGATTCGCTGTACACCTCGGGTCGGCGTGGGGTCTGTGGGACGATCTTCGTCCACAAGATCGCGGGCGCGAAGGCCGCACAGGGAGCGCCGCTCTCGGCGGTAGCGACGGTCGCCGAGAAAGCCATCGACCGCGTCGGGACGATGGGGATGGCGCTCACCTCGTGTGTCACTCCGGAGAAGGGCGAACCCACGTTCGAGCTGGGTGACGACGAGATCGAACTCGGCATCGGCATCCACGGCGAGCCAGGGACGGAGCGCACGGACGTGATGACGGCCGACGAAGTCGCCGATCACCTCACCGAAGCAGTGCTTGCGGACCTCGACCTCGACGCGGGCGCGGAGGTGGCGACCATCGTCAACGGGATGGGCGGGACGCCCCTCTCGGAACTCTACATCGTCAACCGCCGGGTGCAGGAGGTGCTCGGCGAGCGGGAGATCGAGACACACGAGGCGTGGGTCGGCGACTACATGACCTCGCTCGACATGTGTGGCTGTTCGGTCACCGTCATGGAACTCGACGAGGAGCTGAAGGAGTTGCTCACGTCCTCGGTCGACACGCCGGCGCTGACGGTGGCCGAGTGA
- the ptsP gene encoding phosphoenolpyruvate--protein phosphotransferase — translation MRTLDGVGVTPQSGIGTATWYDDRADLPEPPDPHDIDPEAEWDRFENARNEARTELERERERVERAVGAEEAAVFEAHVQFLDDPQITENIESGVEEGLPAEHAVKRAFVDGIEQFESMAGRTAERADDLRDVRDRLLHTLTDGERVDLASLPEGTVLLAERLTPSDTVQLDPERIAGFATALGGRTSHAAIFARAIGLPAVVGVGDALADVEAGTGVGVDGEAGTILVEPDDESSERLADAREVTIRHEPVSTTDGTHIEVAANLGRPAELDGARAAGADGVGLFRTEFLFLDRDAPPDEDEQYEAYLEACTAFDGRVVVRTLDVGGDKPIPYLDQPEETNPFLGERGIRRSLGLDGELFETQLRALLRAGAGAEPLSVMFPLVATVEELDTALDTVEQVTDDLANEEVEHAMPELGVMIETPASVLVAAELAARVDFLSIGTNDLAQYTMAASRENERVATLHDARQPSVLRAIRRTVEAGHEAGAWVGMCGEMAGDPALTELLVGLGLDELSMSAVTIPDVKAAVAEIDRERARERAERALVAETKDDVLRVLDD, via the coding sequence GCAGAGTGGGACCGCTTCGAGAACGCCCGGAACGAGGCGCGGACCGAACTCGAACGCGAACGCGAGCGCGTCGAACGGGCGGTCGGCGCGGAGGAGGCCGCGGTCTTCGAGGCGCACGTCCAGTTCCTCGACGATCCTCAGATCACCGAGAACATCGAGAGCGGCGTCGAGGAGGGACTGCCGGCCGAACACGCCGTCAAGCGGGCGTTTGTCGACGGCATCGAGCAGTTCGAGAGCATGGCGGGACGGACGGCCGAGCGCGCCGACGATCTCCGGGACGTCCGTGACCGTCTGCTCCACACCCTGACCGACGGCGAACGTGTCGACCTCGCCAGTCTCCCCGAGGGAACAGTGCTGCTCGCCGAGCGGCTGACGCCGAGCGACACCGTCCAACTCGACCCCGAGAGGATAGCGGGCTTCGCCACAGCACTCGGTGGGCGGACCTCGCATGCGGCGATCTTCGCGCGCGCTATCGGCCTACCGGCGGTGGTGGGCGTCGGCGACGCGCTCGCCGACGTCGAGGCAGGAACGGGGGTCGGCGTCGATGGCGAGGCGGGCACGATCCTCGTCGAACCTGACGACGAGTCGAGCGAGCGCCTCGCCGACGCGCGCGAGGTCACGATCCGGCACGAACCGGTCTCGACGACCGATGGGACGCACATCGAGGTGGCCGCGAATCTCGGACGGCCCGCGGAACTCGACGGCGCGCGCGCGGCGGGTGCGGACGGCGTCGGGCTCTTCCGCACCGAGTTTCTCTTCCTCGATCGCGACGCGCCGCCCGACGAGGATGAACAGTACGAGGCGTATCTCGAAGCGTGCACGGCGTTCGACGGGCGGGTTGTCGTGCGTACACTCGATGTCGGGGGCGACAAACCGATTCCCTACCTCGATCAGCCCGAGGAGACGAACCCGTTTCTGGGCGAGCGCGGCATCCGGCGCTCGCTCGGCCTCGATGGAGAGCTGTTCGAGACCCAGCTCCGGGCGCTGCTGCGAGCTGGCGCTGGGGCGGAACCCCTCTCGGTGATGTTTCCGCTCGTCGCCACAGTTGAGGAGCTCGACACGGCGCTCGACACGGTCGAGCAGGTCACCGACGACCTCGCGAACGAGGAAGTCGAACACGCGATGCCGGAGCTGGGCGTGATGATCGAAACGCCGGCGAGCGTGCTCGTGGCCGCGGAACTCGCCGCACGCGTCGACTTTCTCTCCATTGGGACGAACGACCTCGCGCAGTACACGATGGCCGCCTCGCGGGAGAACGAGCGCGTCGCGACCCTGCACGACGCGCGCCAGCCATCCGTACTGCGCGCGATCCGCCGGACGGTCGAGGCGGGCCACGAGGCGGGCGCGTGGGTCGGGATGTGCGGTGAGATGGCTGGCGATCCCGCCCTCACCGAACTGCTCGTCGGACTGGGACTCGACGAACTCAGCATGAGCGCCGTGACGATCCCGGACGTGAAGGCAGCAGTAGCGGAAATCGATCGCGAACGGGCGCGTGAGCGGGCCGAACGCGCGCTCGTGGCCGAGACGAAAGACGACGTGCTTCGGGTTCTCGACGACTGA
- a CDS encoding DUF555 domain-containing protein, with the protein MSDYLVAMEAAWLVRDVDDVDDAIGVAVSEAGKRLNERDKSYVEVDVGATGCPACGEPFDSAFVAAGTAIVGLVLEIEIFNADGREHAQRIAKSEVGGALRDVPLDIVETIEHDPEEDAEA; encoded by the coding sequence ATGAGCGATTATCTCGTGGCGATGGAGGCGGCATGGTTGGTCCGGGACGTCGACGACGTCGACGACGCGATCGGGGTCGCGGTCAGCGAGGCCGGCAAGCGACTCAACGAGCGCGATAAGTCCTACGTTGAGGTCGATGTCGGCGCGACTGGTTGTCCAGCCTGCGGCGAGCCGTTCGACTCGGCGTTCGTCGCGGCCGGTACCGCGATCGTGGGGCTCGTCCTCGAAATCGAGATCTTCAACGCTGACGGCCGCGAGCACGCCCAGCGGATCGCGAAGAGCGAGGTCGGCGGCGCGCTGCGGGACGTGCCCCTCGACATCGTCGAGACCATCGAACACGATCCAGAAGAAGACGCGGAAGCGTAG
- the dhaL gene encoding dihydroxyacetone kinase subunit DhaL, with the protein MADEDAQREALLDAIENVAARLATEKSHLTELDSAIGDADHGANMDRGFAAVVEEVEGVDDASVAEITKTVGVTLVSTVGGASGPLYGGSIMSASGELEEGITAETAVAFAEAYLEKVQDRGDAQVGAKTMVDALTPAVHTFKKSIEQDDLDPLEALAKAVDAAERGARFTTPIRAKKGRASYLGWRSVGHRDPGATSTLFILETLLATAEDHLDGGVERDAVAPTTPDETPDTDGDRVDGEGTDAEGG; encoded by the coding sequence ATGGCAGACGAGGACGCACAGCGCGAGGCGCTGCTTGACGCCATCGAGAACGTCGCTGCGCGGTTGGCCACGGAGAAATCACACCTCACCGAACTGGATTCGGCCATCGGCGACGCCGACCACGGGGCGAACATGGACCGCGGGTTCGCGGCCGTCGTAGAGGAGGTCGAGGGGGTGGACGATGCGTCGGTCGCCGAAATAACCAAGACCGTCGGGGTGACGCTCGTCTCGACGGTTGGCGGGGCGTCGGGACCGCTGTACGGCGGGTCGATCATGTCCGCGAGCGGGGAGTTGGAGGAAGGGATCACCGCCGAGACGGCCGTCGCGTTCGCGGAGGCCTACCTCGAAAAAGTACAGGATAGAGGCGACGCGCAGGTGGGAGCGAAGACGATGGTCGACGCGCTCACACCGGCGGTCCACACGTTCAAGAAATCGATAGAACAGGACGACCTCGATCCCCTCGAAGCGCTGGCGAAGGCGGTCGACGCCGCCGAGCGCGGGGCGCGATTCACGACCCCGATTCGAGCGAAGAAGGGCCGCGCGTCGTATCTCGGCTGGCGCTCCGTCGGGCATCGCGATCCGGGCGCGACGAGCACGCTGTTCATCCTCGAAACGCTGCTCGCGACGGCCGAAGACCACCTCGACGGCGGTGTGGAACGCGACGCGGTCGCGCCGACGACGCCCGACGAAACTCCCGACACCGACGGTGATAGAGTGGATGGCGAGGGAACGGACGCGGAGGGCGGGTAA